In Humulus lupulus chromosome 6, drHumLupu1.1, whole genome shotgun sequence, a single genomic region encodes these proteins:
- the LOC133785132 gene encoding uncharacterized protein LOC133785132 has protein sequence MVERNYGFPNKIICPCKKCRNLKHHCVDDVFEHLVITGMDPTYRIWVHHGEQPIDTQVDEVSNDMDAFDLYTTAAMDDVDNNIGCGGGEDDEFVNEDLQKKLEDEETPLYEGSEKYTKLSSIVALYRLKNLNGWTDKSFTKLLELLCDMFPKNNVLPDSMYSVRKFLRNFDLKYEKIDACINDCCLFRKEKAKMDVCPKCSVSRWKVDKHTKNVKVGEAAKVLRYFPIIPRLKRLFRSKEMAENLRWHFTHKSIDGKMRHPVDTPAWDSINERGPEFNLEPRNLRLGLAADGINPYKSLSSTYSCWPVMLVIYNLPPWLCMRDENTFLSLLIPGRKQPGNDIDIYLEPLIEDLNKLWNNGVHTYDAFDKSFFNLKAMLLWTINDFPAYGNLAGCTTKGKTACPICGNDTCATRLKHSKKISYQNTRRFLPFDHPYRSKKAWFNGATEERGPPKV, from the coding sequence ATGGTAGAAAGAAATTATGGTTTTCCAAATAAAATTATCTGTCCTTGTAAGAAGTGTCGAAACTTAAAGCATCATTGTGTTGATGATGTTTTTGAGCACTTAGTTATAACCGGAATGGATCCAACTTATCGTATTTGGGTTCACCATGGAGAGCAACCCATTGATACTCAAGTTGACGAAGTTTCGAATGATATGGATGCATTTGATTTATACACGACTGCTGCCATGGATGATGTGGACAATAATATAGGTTGTGGAGGTGGTGAAGACGATGAATTTGTTAACGAAGATCTTCAAAAGAAGTTGGAGGATGAGGAAACTCCTTTATATGAAGGGAGTGAGAAATACACAAAACTTTCATCAATTGTAGCTTTATATAGGTTGAAGAATCTGAATGGTTGGACAGACAAAAGTTTTACAAAGCTTTTAGAACTCCTTTGTGATATGTTTCCCAAAAACAATGTACTTCCTGATTCCATGTACTCAGTTaggaaatttttgagaaatttcgaTTTGAAATATGAAAAGATTGATGCTTGTATTAATGATTGTTGCTTATTTAGAAAGGAGAAGGCTAAAATGGATGTTTGTCCAAAGTGTAGTGTTTCTAGATGGAAAGTTGATAAACACACAAAGAATGTTAAAGTTGGTGAGGCTGCCAAAGTTTTGAGGTATTTTCCGATAATACCCCGATTGAAAAGATTGTTTAGATCAAAAGAAATGGCTGAAAACTTAAGGTGGCATTTCACTCATAAAAGTATTGATGGGAAGATGCGACATCCAGTGGATACACCTGCTTGGGATTCCATTAATGAAAGAGGGCCAGAGTTTAATCTTGAACCACGCAACCTTAGGCTCGGACTAGCTGCTGATGGAATTAACCCCTATAAAAGTCTAAGCTCCACTTATAGTTGTTGGCCAGTGATGCTTGTTATCTATAATTTaccaccttggttgtgcatgagggACGAAAATACATTTTTGTCATTATTGATTCCAGGTCGTAAACAACCTGGAAACgatattgatatttatttggagcCTCTTATTGAAGACTTAAACAAATTGTGGAATAATGGAGTGCATACTTATGATGCATTCGACAAAAGCTTCTTCAATTTGAAGGCAATGTTGTTGTGGACAATAAACGATTTTCCTGCATATGGAAATCTTGCTGGGTGTACAACCAAAGGCAAGACAGCTTGCCCGATTTGTGGTAATGATACATGTGCAACTAGGCTGAAACATAGTAAAAAAATTTCATACCAAAATACTAGGAGATTTCTCCCGTTTGATCATCCATATCGGTCTAAGAAAGCATGGTTCAATGGAGCTACAGAAGAAAGGGGCCCCCCTAAAGTTTGA